A part of Thiomicrorhabdus sediminis genomic DNA contains:
- a CDS encoding arylesterase — MHIFQFNHQRLRPCLLAILSLLLLFHISLSQAAEQLQNSAKQTVSMFADKQASARPWLVMGDSLSAAYGIDVSQGWVALLAERLGDIPVVNASISGETTSGGKQRLGALMQQYQPEVLVLELGANDALRGQDLSTSKQNLQSMINQCLEQQEKCQVVLLGIRLPTNYGPAYDQYLQLIYQQLAQQHKLLFDPFFIEDAALDPDLMQDDALHPNRQAQPIIADRIYQLIKPLLKAD; from the coding sequence GTGCACATCTTTCAATTCAATCATCAGCGTTTACGCCCTTGTTTATTGGCTATTTTGTCGTTGCTATTATTGTTTCATATTAGTCTAAGCCAAGCCGCTGAACAACTGCAAAACAGTGCAAAGCAGACTGTTTCAATGTTTGCGGATAAGCAAGCCTCAGCAAGACCTTGGCTGGTTATGGGGGATAGTTTAAGTGCGGCCTATGGTATTGATGTCAGTCAGGGCTGGGTGGCTTTATTGGCCGAGCGTCTAGGCGATATCCCGGTGGTCAATGCCAGTATTAGCGGAGAAACCACCTCGGGAGGCAAGCAGCGTTTGGGCGCTTTAATGCAACAATATCAACCCGAGGTTTTGGTCTTGGAATTGGGGGCGAATGATGCGCTGCGCGGTCAGGATTTGAGTACCAGCAAACAAAACCTGCAAAGCATGATTAATCAATGCCTAGAGCAGCAAGAAAAATGTCAGGTGGTGTTGCTGGGGATTCGTTTGCCAACCAATTATGGGCCCGCTTATGATCAGTATTTGCAATTGATCTATCAACAATTAGCACAACAACATAAGCTGTTATTTGACCCGTTTTTTATTGAAGATGCGGCGCTTGATCCCGATTTAATGCAAGACGATGCTCTGCATCCGAATAGGCAAGCGCAGCCGATAATAGCCGATCGAATTTACCAACTTATCAAACCATTGCTTAAAGCCGATTAA
- a CDS encoding ABC transporter ATP-binding protein, with translation MIELKDVHYQIPSDNETLDIIKSCNLSVQPEEIVAIVGRSGSGKSTLLSLMAGLETPTQGEIHLLGENITHYSEDQRAILRAQQVGFIFQNFQLMPSMSALENILMPLELFQVENAQQKAWHALQRVGLENRAKHRPAELSGGEQQRVAIARAFVTEPKILFADEPTGNLDEQTAQQIQQLLFDLNRSQKTTLVVVTHDNGFAKLCQKTYRLTDGHLEMHTYA, from the coding sequence ATGATTGAATTGAAAGATGTGCACTACCAGATTCCTTCGGATAACGAGACTTTAGATATCATAAAATCCTGTAACTTGAGTGTCCAGCCTGAAGAAATCGTTGCTATTGTCGGCCGTTCAGGTTCGGGTAAATCCACCCTGCTATCGCTTATGGCCGGTTTGGAAACGCCTACACAGGGAGAAATTCATCTTCTCGGTGAAAACATCACCCATTATAGTGAAGACCAAAGAGCCATTTTGCGCGCCCAACAGGTCGGCTTTATTTTTCAGAACTTTCAGCTTATGCCGAGTATGAGCGCGCTGGAAAACATTCTGATGCCTTTAGAGTTGTTTCAGGTGGAAAACGCCCAACAAAAAGCCTGGCATGCATTGCAACGTGTCGGCCTGGAAAACCGAGCCAAACACCGCCCTGCTGAACTCTCGGGCGGAGAACAGCAACGTGTCGCGATTGCCCGCGCCTTTGTCACCGAACCAAAAATCCTGTTTGCCGATGAACCTACCGGAAACCTTGACGAACAGACCGCCCAGCAAATTCAGCAATTATTGTTTGACCTGAATCGCTCGCAAAAAACCACCTTGGTTGTGGTCACCCACGACAATGGCTTTGCCAAACTCTGTCAAAAAACCTATCGTTTGACCGACGGTCATCTGGAGATGCACACCTATGCTTAA
- a CDS encoding ABC transporter permease, producing MLKRYAQEALTASKWFYRSLLKGDWLWLIIAVVIASATVTVVKQLGETVQQSMLLKAAESLGADLVLESSRPIDEKWPQKAQQLGLKSNQSISTVTMAMVENNVQSAPKFQLVRINGISQVSPLRGNYQINRALPYRTLDNGLIWVEPKLIDLLQLTSDSQVTLGNQKFSLGGSVQSASLVTPFNSLAPNIYMTLENLQQIGLLGVGSRAKYRLNIAGDNAALGEFAQLLEQNKKPHWEIFSASAPSEDLGRSLDTAWLFLDLSALSAVLVAGLSILIASRFYLTRWQNSMALMRAFGANNGQMYRLFSWQLSWIALFSSLIGIMLGYLISLALEPILSDYFTPLAEVNPMTALISGFISGFLVLWTFAWQAFQQALKVAPIQILKAVPSSPHAIHWFISFALLLLLISLMLNSDLIHWIVLGVMFTGIGFWLVAKLLIKWMQWLQLSSRGWFRIALSNLNKQPGLVTIQLISVGMVLFVLMLMTFVRQDLLQNWQASLPQNTPNAFVINIQPEQKAQVDTILSSVADKTEAPMVRARLIKKNQTILQADQMPSDRAQRLLQREANIAVLEDIPSHNEITAQIDRSQLQYPGVSVEQEIAELFDIKLGDILYFNISGQRLAYQVWSFRQVTWQSFQLNFFFIIEPVAERLLPISYLSNFHLSDADTKVSATTLTQQLAVQTPGVLLIDVRQVMKQIQDIMEQASWAVSGLYGFTLLASIAVLFTATLASQQSRLQTWLLLRTLGAQNHIIIKIGLSEFAFLGALTGVFAATFAQIASLLISQFLLKTTPTLDPLLWLYSVLFGALLLLLIGLITQWNYLHKNPVKLKRLMH from the coding sequence ATGCTTAAACGCTATGCACAGGAGGCCTTAACCGCATCAAAATGGTTCTACCGCAGCCTGCTCAAGGGAGACTGGCTCTGGTTAATCATTGCCGTGGTGATTGCCAGTGCAACCGTCACCGTGGTCAAGCAACTTGGCGAAACCGTGCAACAAAGCATGCTGTTAAAAGCCGCCGAATCACTCGGAGCGGATCTGGTTTTGGAAAGCTCAAGGCCTATCGATGAAAAATGGCCGCAAAAAGCCCAACAACTGGGTTTGAAAAGCAATCAATCTATTTCGACTGTCACCATGGCAATGGTGGAGAACAATGTGCAATCGGCACCCAAGTTTCAACTGGTACGTATTAACGGTATTTCTCAAGTCTCGCCCTTGCGTGGCAACTATCAAATCAACCGAGCCTTACCCTATCGTACTCTCGACAATGGCTTGATCTGGGTAGAACCGAAACTGATTGATTTACTGCAACTTACTAGCGACAGCCAGGTCACTTTGGGCAATCAAAAATTCAGCCTTGGCGGCAGTGTGCAAAGCGCTTCGTTGGTAACCCCGTTTAACAGCTTGGCACCGAATATTTATATGACGCTGGAGAATCTGCAACAAATCGGTTTGCTTGGTGTCGGCAGTCGGGCCAAGTATCGTCTTAACATTGCCGGAGACAATGCCGCTCTTGGCGAGTTTGCCCAATTACTCGAACAAAATAAAAAACCGCACTGGGAAATATTTTCAGCCTCAGCTCCCTCCGAAGATTTAGGGCGTTCTTTAGATACCGCTTGGCTGTTTTTGGACTTATCGGCACTTTCAGCCGTGCTGGTGGCAGGGTTATCGATTCTCATTGCCAGTCGCTTTTACCTGACGCGATGGCAAAACTCTATGGCATTGATGCGAGCCTTCGGCGCAAACAATGGACAAATGTACCGCCTTTTCAGCTGGCAACTAAGCTGGATCGCCTTATTTAGCAGTCTAATCGGCATTATGCTTGGCTATCTTATCTCATTAGCACTAGAACCGATTTTAAGCGATTATTTCACCCCCTTGGCTGAGGTTAACCCTATGACCGCGTTAATCAGCGGCTTTATCAGTGGTTTTCTGGTGCTCTGGACGTTTGCTTGGCAAGCTTTTCAGCAAGCCTTGAAGGTTGCGCCGATTCAAATTCTCAAAGCGGTGCCGTCAAGCCCTCATGCGATTCACTGGTTTATCAGTTTCGCACTACTGCTATTACTTATCAGTCTGATGTTGAATAGCGATCTCATCCACTGGATTGTACTTGGCGTGATGTTTACCGGTATCGGTTTCTGGCTGGTAGCCAAGCTGTTAATCAAATGGATGCAATGGCTGCAGTTATCAAGCCGCGGTTGGTTCCGTATCGCGCTGTCAAATCTCAATAAACAGCCCGGACTGGTCACTATCCAATTGATTTCGGTCGGCATGGTACTGTTTGTCTTGATGTTAATGACCTTTGTCCGTCAGGATCTGTTACAGAACTGGCAAGCGAGCCTGCCGCAAAATACACCCAATGCCTTTGTCATCAATATCCAGCCGGAACAAAAGGCTCAAGTGGATACAATTCTGAGCTCGGTTGCCGATAAAACCGAGGCACCAATGGTGCGTGCCCGCCTAATCAAGAAAAACCAGACAATATTGCAAGCCGATCAGATGCCGAGCGATCGCGCCCAACGACTATTACAGCGTGAAGCCAATATAGCCGTTCTCGAGGATATTCCAAGCCATAATGAAATCACTGCGCAAATTGATCGCAGCCAACTGCAATACCCGGGAGTCTCGGTGGAACAGGAGATCGCCGAATTATTCGATATCAAGCTCGGTGATATCCTCTACTTTAATATTTCCGGGCAACGGCTTGCTTATCAGGTCTGGTCATTCCGCCAAGTAACCTGGCAGAGTTTTCAGCTCAATTTCTTCTTTATTATCGAACCGGTTGCCGAACGCTTGTTACCCATCTCCTATCTGAGCAATTTTCATCTGTCAGACGCAGATACCAAAGTCTCAGCCACCACTTTGACTCAACAGCTGGCCGTACAAACCCCAGGAGTACTGTTGATTGATGTGCGTCAGGTGATGAAGCAGATTCAAGATATTATGGAACAGGCCAGCTGGGCGGTAAGCGGCCTGTATGGTTTTACTTTGCTGGCAAGTATTGCGGTGCTGTTTACAGCCACCTTGGCTTCACAGCAGTCTCGCCTGCAAACTTGGCTTTTGTTAAGAACGCTTGGCGCACAAAATCACATCATTATTAAAATCGGTTTGAGTGAGTTTGCTTTTCTAGGTGCTCTGACCGGCGTATTTGCGGCCACCTTTGCGCAAATCGCCAGTTTATTGATCAGTCAATTCCTGCTTAAAACCACGCCAACACTTGATCCATTATTGTGGTTATACAGTGTCTTATTTGGTGCTCTGCTGCTGTTGCTGATAGGCTTGATTACGCAGTGGAACTACCTGCATAAAAACCCGGTTAAGCTGAAACGCTTAATGCACTAA
- a CDS encoding PilZ domain-containing protein, whose protein sequence is MTDREEHRQIDQALRCLNQKIKLLETAMTQVSKGLSPYNDDEFLVLYDELIQPIRLAVIAGNERTSSIIRNFDEKVLHFFAVVDRVVQNSGYDEIYSEEFVRDFDIDDDMISLRRIYGSNHSKLARLFISLYEYLDEIIRVFNDVINGRTIIEQPDVWAMRDVNISAGGIGFTTPYKLHEGMILDLFFKLDNALDYKNQVKQMHIKAKVMRMQATPKHFYVGTMFLGVKSKEIDLLNAYVFHQEVSQAQDFIQNLSSPTPSKK, encoded by the coding sequence TTGACCGACAGAGAAGAACACCGCCAAATTGATCAGGCATTGCGCTGCCTGAACCAGAAAATCAAGCTGCTCGAAACGGCAATGACACAAGTCTCCAAAGGGCTGTCGCCTTACAATGATGATGAGTTTTTGGTGCTCTATGATGAACTGATTCAACCGATTCGCCTTGCGGTGATTGCCGGTAACGAGAGAACCAGTAGCATTATTCGTAATTTCGATGAAAAGGTTCTGCACTTTTTTGCCGTGGTCGACCGTGTGGTACAAAATTCCGGTTATGATGAAATCTACTCGGAAGAGTTTGTCCGTGATTTTGATATTGATGACGATATGATTTCATTGCGCCGCATTTACGGTTCAAACCATTCAAAGCTGGCTCGCCTGTTCATTTCACTCTATGAATATCTGGATGAGATTATTCGCGTCTTCAACGATGTGATCAACGGACGAACCATTATCGAACAACCCGATGTCTGGGCGATGCGTGATGTCAACATCTCCGCTGGCGGTATCGGTTTCACCACGCCCTATAAACTCCATGAAGGCATGATTCTGGATCTGTTCTTTAAGCTCGACAATGCGCTTGATTACAAAAACCAAGTCAAACAAATGCATATCAAAGCCAAGGTCATGCGTATGCAAGCCACTCCGAAACACTTCTATGTTGGCACCATGTTTTTAGGGGTAAAATCCAAAGAGATCGATTTACTCAATGCCTACGTATTCCATCAAGAAGTAAGCCAAGCGCAAGATTTCATTCAAAACCTATCTTCGCCAACACCGTCCAAAAAATAA
- a CDS encoding DUF6538 domain-containing protein yields the protein MPKHLTKQFNTWTYNRRVPKELKDHPLFEGKAVIRKSLKTDSLTIALTLRDQEDANLRH from the coding sequence ATGCCTAAACACCTCACCAAACAGTTCAACACATGGACATACAACCGCAGAGTTCCCAAAGAACTAAAAGACCACCCCCTATTTGAGGGCAAAGCGGTCATTCGCAAGTCTTTAAAAACGGACTCTCTTACTATAGCCCTGACTCTTAGAGACCAAGAAGATGCAAACTTGAGGCATTAA
- a CDS encoding tyrosine-type recombinase/integrase: protein MAEKYEIGYHHDPAYKQDPELMAMLDFINKAKGKTHTISVTLTQAKQLAKEKALKDGKAQRYIQSFDNVVSKFLGFLNAQDIELKRVDTLTVDNYVDYRIDQGVTPKTAKNDVTTLSTIFKTAHRKQLVKGNNPFREPNLTAKPTKRRSAYDVSEVKQVLNALPERFRLFWKVGYYAGMRRSELISLNSGSIVELESKHGTVKCFSIAPDGDGKTENATRYIPIHPDLEADLAGFEGFDFAANTFGNHRLKVTRELFGDEYAKTHDLHSLRHTFSTTLHNHLTEQPNMVDWLTGHSRTNYSESYRTYFHGYGLDKLYEAVKAIPKL from the coding sequence ATGGCTGAGAAGTATGAGATAGGCTATCACCACGATCCAGCGTACAAGCAAGACCCTGAATTAATGGCAATGCTCGACTTCATCAACAAGGCTAAGGGGAAGACACACACGATCTCTGTGACACTCACACAAGCAAAGCAACTAGCCAAAGAGAAGGCTTTAAAAGACGGTAAAGCCCAGCGTTACATCCAAAGCTTCGATAATGTTGTCTCAAAGTTCTTAGGCTTTCTTAACGCTCAGGACATCGAGTTAAAACGCGTAGACACCCTTACTGTTGATAACTACGTGGACTACAGAATTGATCAAGGAGTCACACCTAAGACGGCTAAAAACGACGTTACAACGCTATCGACCATCTTCAAGACAGCCCATAGAAAACAGTTAGTCAAAGGTAACAATCCATTCAGAGAGCCAAACTTAACCGCCAAGCCTACGAAACGAAGAAGCGCCTATGACGTAAGTGAAGTCAAACAGGTACTAAACGCTCTACCTGAGCGATTCAGGCTTTTCTGGAAGGTTGGCTACTATGCGGGAATGAGACGAAGTGAGTTGATTAGTCTTAACTCAGGAAGCATCGTTGAGCTTGAGTCTAAACACGGAACAGTAAAGTGCTTCTCAATAGCTCCTGACGGAGACGGTAAGACCGAAAACGCTACTCGATACATTCCCATTCATCCAGACTTAGAGGCAGACTTAGCAGGGTTCGAGGGCTTTGACTTTGCGGCTAATACCTTTGGCAATCACCGTCTGAAAGTAACGAGAGAACTATTCGGCGATGAATATGCTAAGACCCATGATCTACACAGTCTTAGACATACGTTCTCAACGACTCTGCACAACCACCTAACCGAACAGCCTAACATGGTCGATTGGCTCACAGGTCACTCTCGTACGAATTACTCAGAGAGCTATCGCACGTACTTCCATGGGTATGGTCTGGATAAGCTCTATGAAGCCGTTAAGGCCATCCCAAAGCTCTAA